One segment of Scyliorhinus torazame isolate Kashiwa2021f chromosome 14, sScyTor2.1, whole genome shotgun sequence DNA contains the following:
- the LOC140389144 gene encoding zinc-binding protein A33-like, whose product MASRLQSENWTEDTICPICLDFFKDPVILDCGHNFCRPCIILCWEKKLNSCPECKAAFQERNMKHNRALANLAEKARQLKLNPKAEESELRCEEHQDELKLFCETDKKLICYTCRDSREHKSHNFLPIKEAVEICKDQLKSFLDSLALKKSAVLETELKQKGKISEVREQSSSLQTHITAEFSKMHQILTEKEQRLLRDLREEEERILESMEKNLREIQEKLNSIEEKRLKLRKQVQQKDDLIFLKEEASRKRRISEERQTLTVKGGVLSIVKFNGLLQYRTWREMINFIKPAPASLLLDPNTANRWLILSKDLASVRLGAKQQSLPDIPERFDQCACVLGSEGFSSGKHYWLVQVGAKTQWRLGVARGTINRKGPIDHRPETGFWMLWLKPGSGYVACTSPNETRLTQIMKAQTIGVFLDYEGGQVSFYNEDNMTHLHTFTHTFTGKLFPIFYPGLNIDGTNSAPLRIHGVRRQ is encoded by the exons ATGGCTTCCAGACTGCAGAGCGAGAATTGGACCGAGGACACAATTTGTCCCATTTGCCTTGATTTCTTCAAGGATCCGGTAATACTGGAttgtggacacaacttctgccgTCCCTGTATCATCCTGTGTTGGGAAAAGAAGCTGAACTCCTGCCCGGAATGCAAAGCGGCGTTCCAGGAAAGAAACATGAAGCACAATCGGGCCTTAGCGAATCTGGCCGAGAAAGCTCGGCAATTAAAGCTGAATCCTAAAGCAGAGGAAAGTGAACTTCGCTGTGAGGAACATCAGGACgaactgaagctgttttgtgaaACCGACAAGAAATTGATCTGTTACACTTGCAGAGATTCGCGGGAACACAAATCTCACAACTTCCTGCCGATTAAGGAAGCTGTTGAAATCTGCAAG GATCAGCTGAAATCTTTCTTAGATTCTCTCGCATTGAAGAAATCGGCGGTTCTAGAAACGGAACTGAAACAGAAAGGGAAGATTTCTGAAGTTAGG GAACAGTCGAGCAGTCTGCAGACCCACATCACAGCCGAGTTCAGtaaaatgcaccagattctcactgagaaagagcagcgtttACTCAGAGATCTCAGGGAAGAAGAGGAGAGGATTCTAGAATCAATGGAGAAAAACCTTCGAGAGATTCAGGAAAAGTTAAATTCGATTGAGGAGAAACGCTTGAAGTTGCGGAAACAGGTGCAGCAAAAAGACGATCTGATATTTCTGAAG GAGGAGGCGTCTCGGAAGAGAAG GATTAGTGAGGAACGTCAAACATTAACAGTAAAAGGTGGCGTCCTGTCGATCGTAAAGTTCAACGGCCTTTTACAGTACAGAACGTGGAGGGAGATGATAAACTTCATTAAACCTG CTCCAGCCTCGCTGCTTCTGGATCCAAATACAGCGAACCGCTGGCTCATCCTGTCCAAGGACCTGGCCAGTGTAAGACTCGGAGCCAAACAACAGTCGCTTCCTGACATCCCGGAGAGGTTTGATCAGTGTGCATGCgtcctggggtctgagggtttttcATCAGGAAAGCATTATTGGCTGGTGCAGGTGGGAGCGAAAACTCAGTGGCGACTGGGAGTAGCCCGAGGAACTATCAATAGAAAAGGGCCAATTGACCACAGACCTGAAACCGGTTTCTGGATGTTGTGGCTGAAACCAGGGAGCGGATATGTAGCTTGCACATCACCCAACGAGACCCGCCTCACCCAGATAATGAAAGCACAGACCATCGGTGTTTTTCTGGACTATGAGGGGGGACAGGTGTCATTTTACAATGAGGACAACATGACCCATCTCCACACTTTCACCCACACTTTCACTGGGAAACTCTTTCCCATCTTTTATCCAGGTCTTAATATCGACGGGACAAACTCCGCACCATTGAGAATCCACGGGGTTAGACGTCAGTAG